The following are from one region of the Bacteroidota bacterium genome:
- a CDS encoding cell division protein FtsZ, giving the protein MTFDLPTNQNSIIKVIGVGGGGSNAVNHMFRQGIKGVDFIVCNTDQQALDISPVPTKIALGASLTKGRG; this is encoded by the coding sequence ATGACATTCGATTTACCAACAAACCAGAACTCGATCATTAAAGTGATCGGCGTAGGAGGAGGCGGAAGTAATGCCGTAAACCACATGTTCCGCCAGGGCATTAAAGGTGTTGATTTTATTGTGTGCAACACCGATCAGCAGGCACTCGATATCAGTCCTGTTCCCACCAAGATCGCGTTAGGTGCAAGCCTTACCAAGGGCCGCGGC